A single genomic interval of Rhinatrema bivittatum chromosome 12, aRhiBiv1.1, whole genome shotgun sequence harbors:
- the BTG4 gene encoding protein BTG4: MKEEIAATVVFITRLVKKHEKLSKQKIEKFATKLTTMLFVKYKNHWYSENPSKGQAFRCIRINKCQTTDSVLERACAESNVDFNDLGLPPEITIWVDPFEVCCRYGEKNRPFTVACFEGNKGQEISQQISLAVEKATSDDHSGTSSDEESRVKEPKTIPTVSNPNSIYQSNYNQPQAMPTWSQYPRRKMYAMDGYHQPGYVHHKLYRPYRPTAAFTGPRVDRYHWVNTKR; the protein is encoded by the exons ATGAAAGAAGAGATCGCTGCCACCGTTGTCTTCATCACAAGGCTAGTGAAGAAGCATGAGAAGCTGAGCAAGCAGAAAATAGAGAAATTTGCAACGAAGCTGACTACCATGCTGTTTGTCAAATATAAAAACCACTGGTATTCGGAGAACCCTTCGAAAGGTCAggctttcag GTGCATACGGATAAACAAATGCCAAACAACGGATTCTGTATTGGAGAGAGCCTGTGCTGagagcaatgtggattttaatGACCTTGGACTGCCACCAGAGATCACAATATGGGTAGATCCATTTGAGGTATGCTGCAG ATATGGTGAAAAGAATAGACCTTTTACAGTTGCTTGCTTTGAAGGCAACAAGGGTCAAGAAATTTCCCAACAGATCAGCCTTGCTGTTGAGAAAGCAACATCAGATGATCATTCTGGAACCTCCTCGGATGAAGAGAGCAGGGTTAAGGAGCCAAAGACCATTCCAACAGTCAGCAACCCAAACAGCATCTATCAG AGCAATTACAATCAGCCTCAGGCCATGCCCACATGGTCTCAGTACCCTCGCCGGAAAATGTATGCTATGGATGGCTATCACCAGCCTGGCTATGTGCATCACAAGCTGTACAGACCTTACAGGCCCACAGCTGCGTTTACAGGACCACGGGTAGACAGATATCATTGGGTCAACACCAAGCGCTAA